One uncultured Desulfovibrio sp. genomic window carries:
- a CDS encoding outer membrane protein — translation MFKRIALAVALTLSLSVPAMAENSGFYVGLKFLDSIQSTGSMSRSGAVVNAFDVKNYSQNTVGGGIYAGYDFYSLNQVPLRAEIEYDIRTNSTTSWELKNGGKAAELKGTWGLQTLFLNAYWDFHNSTAFTPYVGAGLGMGFLKSKYEIEIPGAGSESTTNLNTVFAWNAGAGVSYAFTDNISADLAYRFVGLGYSETEKTILGEKQKLGMAPYANEFSLGLRYTF, via the coding sequence ATGTTTAAACGGATTGCTCTTGCTGTAGCTCTGACTTTGAGCCTTTCAGTTCCTGCAATGGCTGAAAATTCCGGATTTTATGTGGGCTTGAAGTTCCTTGACTCCATCCAGAGCACGGGTTCCATGTCCAGAAGCGGTGCAGTTGTTAACGCCTTTGATGTCAAGAACTACTCGCAAAACACGGTGGGCGGCGGCATATATGCTGGCTATGACTTTTATTCCTTGAACCAGGTTCCCTTGCGCGCGGAAATTGAATACGACATCCGCACCAATTCGACCACCAGCTGGGAACTCAAAAATGGTGGCAAAGCTGCTGAGCTCAAAGGCACCTGGGGCCTTCAGACCCTGTTCCTCAACGCGTATTGGGATTTTCACAACAGCACGGCCTTCACGCCCTATGTTGGCGCGGGCCTTGGCATGGGCTTTCTCAAGAGCAAGTACGAAATTGAAATCCCCGGCGCGGGAAGCGAAAGCACCACCAATCTGAACACGGTTTTTGCGTGGAATGCAGGCGCTGGCGTTTCCTACGCTTTTACCGACAACATTTCCGCTGATCTTGCCTATCGCTTTGTGGGTCTTGGCTACTCGGAAACCGAAAAGACCATTTTGGGCGAAAAGCAGAAGCTTGGCATGGCACCCTATGCCAACGAATTCAGCCTTGGCCTGCGGTATACGTTTTAA
- a CDS encoding enoyl-ACP reductase: MLLQGKKALILGLANNRSIAYGIANALREQGARLAFNYVGDAIKKRVDPLSEELGGEFTFQCDVCDDAQIQAAADLVKEKWGDLDILVHSVAFANREDLGGRFVDTSREGFRLALDVSAYSLTGVCRAFEPLLHEGSSIMTMTYHGSTKVIPGYNVMGVAKAALEASVRYLACDFGTKGIRINAISAGPIKTLAASAVSSMKDLCNIVDRNAPLHRNVTTGDVGGTALYLASDLAHAVTGQVIYVDSGFSTIGVMG; the protein is encoded by the coding sequence ATGCTGCTGCAAGGAAAGAAAGCTCTTATACTGGGTTTGGCCAATAATAGAAGTATCGCGTACGGCATTGCCAATGCCCTTAGGGAACAGGGCGCCCGACTGGCGTTCAACTATGTGGGCGATGCCATCAAAAAACGCGTTGACCCCCTGAGCGAAGAGCTTGGCGGTGAATTCACCTTCCAGTGCGATGTGTGCGATGACGCGCAGATTCAGGCCGCCGCAGATCTGGTCAAAGAGAAGTGGGGCGATCTGGATATTCTTGTGCATTCCGTGGCCTTTGCCAATCGCGAAGACCTGGGTGGCCGCTTTGTGGACACCTCCCGCGAGGGCTTCCGCCTTGCCCTGGATGTTTCGGCATACTCGCTCACCGGCGTCTGTCGCGCATTTGAACCCCTGCTGCACGAGGGTTCTTCCATCATGACCATGACCTATCACGGTTCCACCAAGGTCATTCCCGGCTACAACGTCATGGGCGTTGCCAAGGCCGCTCTTGAGGCCTCCGTGCGCTACCTTGCCTGCGACTTTGGCACCAAGGGCATCCGCATCAACGCCATCAGCGCTGGCCCCATCAAGACCCTTGCCGCTTCTGCTGTTTCCAGCATGAAGGATCTGTGCAACATTGTTGACCGCAACGCCCCGCTGCACCGCAACGTCACCACCGGCGACGTGGGCGGCACGGCCCTGTACCTCGCCTCTGACCTTGCCCACGCTGTGACGGGCCAGGTAATCTATGTGGACAGCGGCTTCAGCACCATAGGCGTGATGGGCTAA
- a CDS encoding phosphoribosylaminoimidazolesuccinocarboxamide synthase, whose product MKVVVKTEISAYPLLSRGKVRDIYDVDEKTLLIVTTDRMSAFDVIMNEPIPYKGVILNQITLFWMEKFKDIIPNHLIESDVNRFPAALAPWKDELEGRAVIVRKAKPLPVECIVRGYITGSGWKDYKATGTLCGYKLPANLRESDKLEPALFTPSTKAELGQHDENISVAQAAELLGAETAAQVERTTLAIYEAGRTYAAGRGIIVADTKFEFGFIDGKLHLIDEVLTPDSSRFWPADQYQPGQGQPSFDKQYLRDWLEKQPWNKQPPPPALPEEIIKATANRYQEAYDILTK is encoded by the coding sequence ATGAAAGTCGTGGTAAAAACCGAGATCAGCGCCTATCCCCTTCTTTCTCGCGGGAAAGTGCGCGACATCTATGATGTGGACGAAAAAACACTGCTCATTGTCACCACTGACCGCATGTCGGCCTTTGATGTGATCATGAACGAACCCATCCCCTACAAGGGCGTGATTCTTAACCAGATCACCCTGTTCTGGATGGAAAAGTTCAAGGATATCATTCCCAATCACTTGATTGAAAGCGATGTGAACCGCTTCCCCGCCGCTCTGGCCCCCTGGAAGGACGAGCTTGAAGGCCGCGCCGTCATCGTGCGCAAAGCCAAGCCCCTGCCCGTGGAGTGCATTGTGCGCGGCTACATCACCGGCTCCGGCTGGAAGGATTACAAGGCCACCGGCACCCTGTGCGGCTACAAGCTGCCCGCCAACCTGCGCGAATCCGACAAGCTGGAACCTGCGCTGTTTACGCCCTCCACCAAGGCCGAACTGGGCCAGCACGATGAAAACATCAGCGTGGCCCAGGCTGCGGAACTGCTCGGCGCGGAAACCGCCGCCCAGGTTGAACGCACCACGCTTGCCATTTACGAGGCCGGGCGCACCTACGCCGCCGGGCGCGGCATCATCGTGGCGGACACCAAGTTTGAATTCGGCTTTATTGACGGCAAACTGCACCTCATTGATGAAGTGCTCACGCCCGATTCTTCCCGCTTCTGGCCCGCTGACCAGTATCAGCCAGGTCAGGGCCAGCCCAGCTTTGACAAGCAGTACCTGCGCGACTGGCTGGAAAAACAGCCCTGGAACAAGCAGCCCCCGCCGCCCGCCCTGCCGGAAGAAATCATCAAGGCCACGGCGAACCGCTACCAGGAAGCTTACGACATCCTTACAAAGTAA
- the hisD gene encoding histidinol dehydrogenase: MTCRILTLQHEQEWPALAQWLQGRHNPGNGVESAVTDIINAVRQKGDEALVEYTRNFDCPDFAPPLRVSEQEIAKAAASVTIESREIIGEAASNIRSFHEAQVEKSWFLTRPDGSILGQQVTSVDAGGLYVPGGQGGNTPLVSSLLMSAIPAQVAGVPRLAVFTPPRKDGTVNPHILAAAHLLDIDEVYRVGGAWSIAAMAYGTQTIQPVDVIAGPGNIFVTTAKRFVQGTVGIDMIAGPSEVLVLADSSANPAWLAADMLSQAEHDALASAICITDDARLADALQQELKKQCAALPRATTAARALEDWSAIVVTPNLSVAVAVANMVAPEHLELCTRDPWAVLPFIRHAGAVFMGQHSPEPVGDYFAGPNHVLPTLGTARFSSALSVQTFCKKTSIVAASSTFLQQNMQSIAALARLEGLEAHARSVEARGKK, encoded by the coding sequence ATGACATGCCGAATTTTGACGCTCCAACATGAACAGGAATGGCCCGCGCTGGCCCAGTGGCTGCAAGGGCGGCACAATCCCGGCAACGGGGTGGAAAGCGCCGTAACCGACATTATCAACGCTGTGCGGCAAAAGGGCGACGAGGCCCTTGTGGAGTACACGCGCAATTTTGACTGCCCTGATTTTGCTCCGCCCCTGCGCGTGAGCGAACAGGAAATAGCCAAGGCGGCAGCCTCAGTCACCATTGAAAGCCGCGAAATCATCGGCGAGGCTGCGTCCAATATACGTTCTTTCCACGAAGCGCAGGTTGAGAAATCGTGGTTTCTCACCCGCCCGGACGGCAGCATTCTCGGCCAGCAGGTCACATCTGTTGACGCGGGCGGCCTGTATGTTCCCGGCGGTCAGGGCGGCAATACGCCCCTCGTTTCCAGCCTGCTCATGAGCGCCATACCCGCCCAGGTGGCTGGCGTGCCGCGTCTGGCCGTATTTACGCCGCCCCGCAAGGACGGCACGGTAAATCCGCACATCCTTGCCGCCGCACATCTACTTGATATTGATGAAGTTTACCGCGTTGGCGGGGCATGGTCCATTGCGGCCATGGCTTACGGCACGCAGACCATTCAGCCTGTGGATGTTATTGCCGGGCCGGGCAATATTTTTGTCACCACTGCCAAGCGCTTTGTGCAGGGCACTGTGGGCATTGATATGATCGCCGGGCCGAGCGAAGTGCTCGTGCTGGCCGATTCTTCCGCCAACCCTGCATGGCTTGCTGCGGATATGCTTTCGCAGGCGGAGCACGATGCCCTGGCCTCGGCTATCTGCATCACTGACGATGCCCGTCTGGCCGATGCCCTCCAGCAGGAGCTGAAAAAGCAGTGCGCCGCCCTGCCCAGAGCCACCACCGCAGCCCGCGCGCTGGAAGACTGGAGCGCCATTGTGGTCACGCCCAATCTTTCCGTAGCAGTGGCGGTTGCCAATATGGTGGCCCCGGAGCATCTTGAATTGTGCACCCGCGACCCCTGGGCCGTATTGCCCTTTATTCGCCATGCCGGGGCCGTATTCATGGGCCAGCACAGCCCAGAACCTGTGGGCGACTATTTTGCCGGCCCCAACCATGTGCTGCCCACACTGGGAACGGCGCGTTTTTCATCGGCTCTTTCGGTGCAGACGTTCTGCAAAAAGACCAGCATCGTGGCCGCTTCTTCAACCTTTTTACAGCAGAACATGCAGTCCATAGCCGCCCTTGCCCGGCTGGAAGGCCTGGAAGCCCACGCCCGCTCCGTTGAAGCGCGCGGGAAGAAATAG
- the grpE gene encoding nucleotide exchange factor GrpE, translating to MQESDTAPADKAASAEGLEERCKAELTEMRLRNAAEMDNFKKRLTREHEEQMRYAAEKVLGDLLPTLDNLDLALRYGSKSEACKDMLQGVAMTHKLLLDAVEKHGLKPLGEEGEEFDPNVHEAVGFEDRPDFAPNSVARVLQRGFKLGERLLRPAKVMIKQ from the coding sequence GTGCAGGAGTCTGATACTGCCCCGGCAGACAAGGCGGCTTCAGCCGAAGGCCTTGAAGAGCGTTGCAAGGCGGAGCTGACAGAAATGCGCCTGCGCAATGCCGCAGAAATGGACAATTTCAAGAAGCGCCTCACGCGCGAGCATGAAGAGCAGATGCGCTACGCGGCTGAAAAGGTCTTGGGCGACCTGCTGCCCACGCTCGATAACCTTGATCTGGCCCTGCGTTACGGCAGCAAGAGCGAAGCCTGCAAAGACATGTTGCAGGGCGTGGCCATGACCCACAAGCTCCTGCTTGATGCGGTGGAAAAGCACGGCCTCAAGCCCCTGGGCGAGGAAGGCGAAGAATTTGATCCCAACGTGCATGAAGCCGTGGGGTTTGAAGACCGCCCCGATTTTGCTCCCAACTCTGTGGCGCGTGTGCTGCAACGGGGTTTCAAGCTGGGAGAGCGTTTGCTCCGTCCCGCCAAGGTGATGATAAAACAGTAA
- a CDS encoding HD-GYP domain-containing protein encodes MNWAEETADPSQVHRRNIILLVDDAPENLRILSECLRDKYTIMFAKNGTDALRLALRQPPPDLILLDVIMPGMDGYEVCKRLRSDAQTRDIPVMFITAQNEETDEAKGLSLGAQDYITKPFRSSLVRNRVANQLKFKLYRDHLNDLVLARTRQLALTQEATIHAMASLAEWRDTETGAHIKRTQNYVKALAVYISQLPEYRDELDADAISWLYLSAPLHDVGKVAIADTVLHKPGPLTDEEYEAMKEHTTLGRAVLASADKFLGENSFLRIASDIAYCHHERWDGKGYPRGIAGKDIPLSARLMSVADVYDALRSKRVYKPAMPHETAMRIILEGRGTQFDPEVVDAFLAMQEQFRSIAEKYSDM; translated from the coding sequence ATGAACTGGGCAGAAGAAACCGCCGATCCATCCCAGGTACACAGGCGCAACATCATCCTGCTTGTGGATGACGCGCCTGAAAACCTGCGCATTCTCAGTGAATGCCTGCGCGACAAATACACAATCATGTTTGCCAAAAACGGCACAGACGCCTTGCGTCTGGCCCTGCGGCAGCCCCCGCCAGACCTGATCCTGCTTGACGTCATCATGCCCGGCATGGACGGGTATGAAGTGTGCAAGCGCCTGCGCAGCGATGCGCAGACCCGTGACATCCCGGTTATGTTCATTACGGCGCAGAATGAAGAAACCGACGAAGCCAAGGGCCTCTCGCTGGGCGCGCAGGATTACATAACCAAGCCTTTCCGCTCCTCGCTGGTGCGCAACCGCGTAGCCAACCAGCTCAAGTTCAAACTCTACCGCGACCACCTGAACGACCTGGTGCTTGCCCGCACACGCCAGCTTGCCCTCACGCAGGAAGCCACTATTCACGCCATGGCAAGCCTTGCTGAATGGCGCGATACGGAAACCGGTGCGCACATCAAACGCACGCAGAACTATGTGAAGGCGCTGGCCGTCTATATTTCCCAACTGCCTGAGTACAGGGACGAGCTGGATGCCGATGCCATTTCGTGGCTCTACCTTTCAGCGCCGCTGCACGATGTTGGCAAGGTCGCCATTGCAGACACAGTACTGCACAAGCCCGGCCCCCTCACCGATGAGGAATACGAGGCCATGAAGGAACACACCACGCTGGGGCGAGCGGTGCTGGCCTCGGCTGACAAATTTTTGGGGGAAAATTCCTTTCTGCGCATCGCCAGCGACATTGCCTACTGCCACCACGAGCGTTGGGACGGCAAGGGCTATCCGCGTGGGATAGCTGGCAAGGACATTCCGCTTTCCGCCCGCCTTATGAGCGTGGCCGACGTGTACGACGCCCTGCGCAGCAAGCGTGTCTACAAACCCGCCATGCCGCACGAAACAGCCATGCGCATTATTTTGGAAGGGCGCGGAACCCAGTTTGATCCCGAAGTGGTGGACGCCTTTTTGGCCATGCAGGAGCAGTTCCGCAGCATCGCCGAGAAATATTCAGATATGTAA
- a CDS encoding membrane integrity-associated transporter subunit PqiC: MQRKILLLSLVLFTLLSGCARSTPTRYYLLESAIDPVKADTLPTKNLRVAQVSVPDYLDRNSIVSRVNGETELVVSQFHAWAEPVGHGVRRVVQEVLTPPLLAVGLNVLAPGDDTRADYVLLVDLQRLDGNFDSKAVLEARWTLKNRHDDVIARGIYADAEPVAGKTYDVLTAAESRMVRRLGEHLATRLPVLTRGKS; encoded by the coding sequence ATGCAACGCAAAATCCTTCTTCTTTCGCTGGTGCTGTTCACACTTTTGAGCGGCTGCGCGCGCAGCACACCCACGCGCTACTATCTGCTTGAAAGCGCCATTGACCCGGTCAAGGCCGACACGCTGCCCACAAAAAACCTGCGCGTGGCGCAGGTCTCTGTGCCGGATTATCTTGACCGCAACAGTATTGTCAGCCGTGTGAATGGTGAGACAGAGCTTGTTGTTTCGCAATTTCACGCCTGGGCGGAGCCCGTGGGGCATGGTGTGCGCCGCGTGGTGCAGGAAGTGCTGACCCCGCCGTTGTTGGCCGTGGGGCTGAATGTGCTTGCGCCGGGCGACGACACCCGCGCCGACTATGTGCTGCTTGTGGATTTGCAGAGACTGGACGGCAATTTCGATTCCAAGGCCGTGCTTGAGGCGCGCTGGACACTGAAAAACCGCCACGATGATGTCATTGCCCGAGGTATTTATGCCGATGCAGAACCGGTGGCGGGCAAAACCTATGACGTGCTCACAGCGGCAGAAAGCCGCATGGTGCGCCGCCTGGGCGAACATCTAGCCACCCGCCTGCCCGTGCTCACACGGGGCAAGTCATGA
- a CDS encoding MlaD family protein, translated as MNSQSYKTTVGAFVLGGLALLVLGIMLLGGGRLFSNDLEYVMYFDGSVSGLSTGAPVVFRGVPMGSVTRINLVANARDSNVTIPVYIRIDERSFVRASGNAAPSESFQQEIIRRMVQRGLRGRLQLQSLITGQYRVELDFYPSTAANFRSATPDMEIPTIPSPIDTLQSTLSQMPLEQMVNSFSAVLQNLALGLSDDKLGKALTAFTNTFQEAHGILHEGSMRTNTEQVLKSLSTASASVEKELPATLVSFREAMQSMAVAADQLRVVTASAQGILGRDSPTMNDLRRLLKESTDTMRSMRALAEMLERNPEALLRGKQGTR; from the coding sequence ATGAACTCGCAGTCATACAAAACAACTGTCGGCGCTTTTGTGCTGGGGGGCCTGGCCCTGCTGGTGCTGGGCATCATGCTGCTCGGCGGTGGCCGCCTTTTCAGCAATGACCTTGAATATGTGATGTACTTTGATGGCTCGGTCAGCGGACTTTCCACGGGCGCGCCGGTTGTGTTCAGGGGCGTGCCCATGGGCAGCGTCACGCGCATCAATCTGGTTGCCAACGCGCGGGATTCAAACGTGACCATCCCCGTCTATATCCGCATTGACGAACGCAGCTTTGTACGCGCCAGCGGCAATGCCGCGCCCTCAGAGTCGTTTCAGCAGGAAATCATACGCCGCATGGTGCAGCGCGGCCTGCGTGGACGGCTGCAACTACAAAGCCTCATCACCGGCCAATACCGCGTGGAGCTTGATTTTTATCCTTCCACGGCGGCCAACTTCCGCTCCGCTACGCCGGATATGGAAATCCCCACCATTCCTTCGCCCATTGATACGCTGCAAAGCACGCTCTCGCAGATGCCGCTGGAGCAGATGGTAAATTCTTTCAGCGCCGTGCTGCAAAACCTTGCGCTCGGCCTCAGTGACGACAAGCTGGGCAAGGCGCTTACGGCATTCACCAACACCTTTCAGGAAGCCCACGGCATTCTGCACGAAGGCTCCATGCGCACCAATACGGAACAGGTTCTCAAAAGCCTGAGCACGGCCAGCGCCTCTGTTGAAAAAGAGCTGCCCGCCACGCTGGTTTCCTTCCGCGAAGCCATGCAGAGCATGGCAGTTGCGGCAGATCAGTTGCGCGTGGTCACAGCATCGGCCCAGGGTATTCTGGGGCGCGATTCGCCCACCATGAACGACCTGCGCCGCCTTCTCAAAGAGAGCACCGATACCATGCGCTCTATGCGCGCCCTGGCCGAAATGCTTGAACGTAATCCCGAAGCTCTGCTGCGGGGCAAGCAAGGAACACGCTGA
- a CDS encoding ABC transporter ATP-binding protein → MRNVSFDVRVGDIFMVMGGSGCGKSTLLRVLMGLKEPQEGQICYNGEDFWAGTEESRSRIMRSTGVLFQGGALWSSMTLAENVGLPLQQYTDLTDDEIREQASLKLALAGLAGFEDYYPSEISGGMRKRAGLARALALDPQILFLDEPSAGLDPVSSRLLDDLILELRDSLGTTFVIVSHELPSIFTIARNSIFLDAQSRTVTASGNPSELVKDPNTEQSAKLFLTRGGMRDRNEDAGENAPAATSHAATSHKEQS, encoded by the coding sequence ATGCGCAACGTGTCGTTTGACGTGCGCGTGGGTGACATTTTCATGGTCATGGGCGGCTCCGGTTGCGGCAAAAGCACCCTGTTGCGTGTGCTCATGGGCCTCAAGGAGCCGCAGGAAGGGCAGATTTGCTATAATGGCGAGGATTTCTGGGCTGGCACGGAAGAAAGCCGCAGCCGCATCATGCGCAGCACGGGCGTGCTCTTTCAGGGCGGTGCGTTGTGGAGCTCCATGACGCTGGCGGAAAATGTAGGTCTGCCCCTGCAGCAGTACACTGATCTTACCGATGATGAAATCCGGGAGCAGGCCTCGCTCAAACTGGCTCTTGCGGGTCTGGCCGGATTTGAAGATTATTATCCCTCGGAGATCAGCGGCGGCATGCGCAAACGCGCGGGGCTTGCCCGGGCGCTGGCGCTTGATCCGCAGATTCTCTTTCTGGACGAGCCTTCTGCAGGGCTTGACCCTGTCAGCTCCCGGCTGCTTGACGACCTGATACTGGAACTCCGCGACAGTCTGGGCACCACGTTTGTTATTGTTTCTCACGAATTGCCGAGCATTTTTACCATAGCCAGAAACAGCATCTTTCTGGATGCGCAGAGCAGAACGGTCACTGCCAGCGGTAATCCCAGCGAGTTGGTGAAAGATCCCAATACAGAACAAAGCGCAAAGCTCTTTCTGACCAGAGGCGGCATGCGCGACCGGAATGAAGACGCAGGCGAAAACGCCCCGGCGGCAACTTCGCACGCTGCAACTTCGCACAAGGAACAATCCTGA
- a CDS encoding MlaE family ABC transporter permease, producing the protein MTVSVQGPLLRVSVGGRWNLDEPWPQEAMAALSQTADQRIREVRLESAALGQWDSTLLVFLVQMVKAARARDLPVHTELPEGLERLIKLAFAVPAKAGSERSKTDVGFVTRVGESVLALRPKIEDFLNFLGEIVLSIWRLFLGKAKMRPMDLFAAMHECGVAALPIISLTSLLFGLILAFVGAVQLTQFGAQIYVAGLVGIGMLRVMGAIMVGVVMAGRVGAAYAALIGTMQVNEEVDALSTLGISPHDFLVLPRVLALMAMIPLLTLYADLMGIIGGFLVGTTMLRLNPMEYINATIQMVPFKHMIIGLVYGTVFGAIVAVAGCYQGIRCGRSAQAVGQATTTAVVQAIVGIIVATAIITVICNVLDV; encoded by the coding sequence GTGACCGTATCTGTTCAAGGGCCGCTGCTGCGCGTAAGCGTTGGCGGGCGCTGGAATCTGGACGAGCCCTGGCCACAGGAGGCCATGGCCGCCCTGAGCCAGACAGCCGACCAGCGCATCCGCGAAGTGCGTCTTGAAAGCGCCGCCCTTGGACAGTGGGACAGCACCCTGCTGGTTTTTCTGGTGCAGATGGTCAAGGCGGCGCGCGCCCGTGATCTGCCGGTGCACACGGAACTGCCCGAAGGCCTCGAGCGCCTTATCAAACTGGCCTTTGCGGTTCCTGCCAAGGCAGGCTCTGAACGCAGCAAAACCGATGTGGGCTTTGTGACCCGCGTGGGCGAAAGCGTGCTGGCTCTGCGGCCCAAGATCGAGGACTTTCTTAATTTTCTTGGCGAGATTGTGCTTTCCATCTGGCGGCTGTTTCTTGGCAAGGCCAAGATGCGCCCCATGGATCTGTTTGCAGCCATGCACGAATGCGGCGTGGCCGCCCTGCCCATCATTTCGCTCACCAGCCTGCTGTTTGGCCTGATTCTGGCCTTTGTGGGCGCGGTGCAGCTCACCCAGTTTGGCGCGCAGATTTACGTTGCGGGCCTTGTGGGCATCGGCATGCTGCGTGTCATGGGGGCCATCATGGTGGGCGTGGTCATGGCGGGCCGGGTGGGCGCGGCCTACGCCGCCCTTATCGGCACCATGCAGGTCAACGAAGAGGTGGACGCCCTCTCCACACTCGGCATTTCTCCCCACGACTTTCTTGTGCTGCCGCGTGTGCTGGCTCTCATGGCCATGATACCCCTGCTGACCCTGTATGCCGACCTCATGGGCATTATCGGCGGTTTTCTTGTGGGCACCACCATGTTGCGACTGAACCCCATGGAATACATTAACGCCACCATCCAGATGGTGCCCTTCAAGCATATGATTATCGGCCTTGTGTACGGCACGGTTTTCGGAGCCATTGTGGCCGTGGCCGGTTGCTATCAGGGCATACGCTGCGGGCGCAGCGCACAGGCTGTGGGCCAGGCCACCACCACGGCGGTGGTGCAGGCCATTGTGGGCATTATTGTGGCTACCGCCATCATCACCGTTATCTGCAACGTGCTGGATGTGTAA